A stretch of the Halomarina ordinaria genome encodes the following:
- a CDS encoding acyl-CoA dehydrogenase family protein has translation FNACDQAVQTLGGMGFANEYHVERLYRDVRLARVAPVSDELVQAFVGSNVLGLPRSY, from the coding sequence TTCAATGCCTGCGACCAAGCCGTCCAGACACTCGGTGGGATGGGATTCGCGAACGAGTACCACGTCGAGCGACTGTACCGCGACGTTCGCCTCGCGCGGGTCGCACCCGTCAGCGACGAACTCGTACAGGCATTCGTCGGCAGTAACGTTCTCGGCCTTCCCCGGTCGTACTGA
- a CDS encoding alcohol dehydrogenase catalytic domain-containing protein: MRAAAFTSLGGPDGVEAIDVPEPTVGDGQALLRVRGASVNRHDLLYLQGDFRLRENHLPFVSGVDVAGEVLDVDESVERVAPGDRVVLSPMMTCGTCQYCRDGPENYCERYHLFHGGFAERVVVDADRLVVLTDDVDLVAASTLPVAYMTAWHMLRRADVDAGDTVLIPGATGGVGVAATQLVAAMGARSICTSTSSSKLDALGVHGGDHRIVVEDAEMLPDAVAEFGPVDAVLNHLGGPFTDAGLATLRRGGRMVICGRTADRYSTFDTQDLFLEHKQVLGSTMGTQADLERVVRFVEAGQFDPPVHETYDLEEAHQAFADMENRDVVGKLVVTP; encoded by the coding sequence ATGCGTGCTGCAGCGTTTACTAGCCTCGGCGGCCCCGACGGGGTCGAAGCCATCGACGTACCGGAACCGACTGTCGGCGACGGTCAAGCACTGCTCCGCGTTCGTGGAGCATCGGTCAACCGCCATGACCTCCTGTACTTACAAGGTGACTTCCGACTGCGTGAGAACCACCTCCCGTTCGTCTCCGGTGTCGACGTAGCCGGTGAAGTCCTCGACGTCGACGAGAGTGTCGAACGCGTCGCGCCCGGCGACCGAGTCGTCCTCTCGCCGATGATGACCTGCGGGACCTGTCAATACTGCCGTGACGGTCCGGAGAACTACTGTGAACGGTACCATCTCTTCCACGGAGGATTCGCTGAACGCGTCGTCGTCGATGCTGATCGACTTGTTGTCCTCACGGATGACGTCGACCTCGTCGCCGCCTCGACGCTCCCTGTCGCGTATATGACTGCGTGGCACATGCTCCGCCGCGCCGATGTCGACGCCGGTGATACCGTGCTCATCCCAGGGGCGACCGGTGGCGTCGGCGTCGCAGCCACCCAGCTCGTCGCTGCGATGGGGGCACGCTCGATCTGTACGTCCACATCATCGTCGAAACTCGACGCGCTGGGAGTGCACGGCGGTGACCACCGGATAGTCGTCGAGGACGCCGAGATGCTTCCGGATGCGGTCGCAGAGTTCGGCCCCGTTGACGCGGTGCTCAATCATCTCGGTGGGCCGTTCACCGATGCCGGGCTTGCAACGCTCCGACGCGGCGGGCGGATGGTCATCTGTGGGCGGACTGCCGACCGCTATTCGACGTTCGATACGCAAGACCTCTTCCTCGAACACAAGCAGGTCCTGGGGAGTACGATGGGGACACAAGCGGACCTCGAACGAGTCGTGCGGTTCGTCGAAGCCGGACAGTTCGACCCGCCCGTTCACGAGACCTACGACCTCGAGGAGGCGCATCAGGCGTTTGCCGACATGGAGAACCGAGACGTCGTTGGAAAACTCGTCGTCACACCGTAG
- a CDS encoding enoyl-CoA hydratase/isomerase family protein, with translation MSNEYETIAVEHDGPVATVRVARPESMNAVNTEVLTELADAISTAETDARVVVLTGEGDRAFIGGGDIKEFQGQSGMWFRGEFRDRMADLEDAIESGRVPVIAAVNGIALGGGTEIAMMCDMIVATESAVFGQPEIGLGFIPGAGGTQRLTHLVGYMKAKELILTGRQVAAEEAVDIGLANEVVDDDAFDDRISELATDLANGPPLAQWFAKKAVNQCRADIERGLELEAALGALLFETEDNQEGLTAFIEKRDAEFRGR, from the coding sequence ATGTCGAATGAGTACGAAACGATAGCCGTAGAACACGATGGACCGGTCGCGACGGTGCGCGTCGCCCGTCCAGAGTCGATGAACGCCGTCAACACGGAGGTCCTCACCGAGCTCGCGGATGCCATCTCCACGGCGGAAACCGACGCTCGTGTGGTTGTCTTGACGGGCGAAGGTGACCGGGCGTTCATCGGTGGGGGCGATATCAAGGAATTTCAGGGCCAGTCTGGGATGTGGTTCCGTGGGGAGTTCCGTGACCGGATGGCTGACCTCGAAGACGCCATCGAATCGGGCCGCGTCCCGGTCATCGCTGCGGTCAACGGTATCGCACTCGGTGGAGGCACCGAAATCGCGATGATGTGCGATATGATCGTAGCGACGGAGAGCGCGGTGTTCGGTCAACCCGAAATCGGCCTCGGCTTCATTCCGGGGGCGGGCGGAACCCAGCGACTCACCCACCTTGTCGGGTATATGAAGGCCAAGGAACTGATTCTCACCGGACGGCAGGTCGCCGCGGAAGAAGCGGTCGATATCGGGTTGGCAAACGAAGTCGTCGATGACGACGCCTTCGACGACCGGATCTCCGAACTAGCGACTGACCTCGCAAACGGTCCACCGCTGGCCCAATGGTTCGCGAAGAAAGCTGTCAACCAGTGCCGGGCCGACATCGAACGCGGACTCGAGCTGGAGGCAGCCCTCGGGGCGCTGCTGTTCGAGACCGAGGATAACCAGGAGGGTTTGACCGCGTTCATCGAGAAACGCGACGCGGAGTTCCGCGGTCGGTAA